One segment of Ricinus communis isolate WT05 ecotype wild-type chromosome 8, ASM1957865v1, whole genome shotgun sequence DNA contains the following:
- the LOC8268711 gene encoding ribosome-inactivating protein gelonin, with the protein MKAWLVVATWLCCCILLGSARVYPSTENGDIGEFGYPIVSLATDTVEESVYSTFINNLRKQLQSGAESYLIPLLRSQVPVTSDQRFILAQLSNPQRSTTLLIDVINVYLLGFRAGDYSYYFNDTSNDIYNLHPLQAKNKARLPFNSSYPALENYGAFREQTTLGITQLNEAVFTFNKFATHEVTAAQVAHYVLVAIQMVSEAARFKYIEDQLVDDFFYLDPKRGDLISLQNKWEDISFAIQRSKDGTFDRIQLQDKEYKVFYVSTVAEVKPKIALLLYLATSSQSWGYNGDTSNKLLSML; encoded by the coding sequence ATGAAGGCGTGGCTTGTGGTGGCAACATGGCTTTGCTGTTGTATTTTGCTTGGATCAGCTAGAGTTTACCCGTCAACAGAAAACGGTGACATTGGAGAATTTGGCTACCCAATTGTAAGCTTGGCCACAGACACTGTCGAAGAGAGTGTATACAGTACTTTCATTAACAATCTACGGAAGCAATTACAAAGTGGAGCTGAGAGCTATTTGATACCACTGCTGCGTAGCCAAGTGCCTGTTACTAGTGACCAGAGGTTTATCTTGGCACAACTTTCGAATCCTCAACGCTCCACAACATTGCTAATAGATGTCATTAATGTATATTTACTTGGTTTTAGAGCTGGAGATTACTCTTACTACTTCAATGATACTTCTAACGATATATATAATCTTCACCCTCTGCAAGCCAAAAACAAAGCTAGACTGCCATTCAACAGTAGCTATCCTGCTCTGGAGAATTATGGAGCATTTAGAGAGCAAACAACATTGGGAATCACACAATTAAACGAGGCAGTATTTACATTCAATAAATTTGCTACCCATGAAGTGACAGCAGCCCAAGTCGCTCACTACGTTCTAGTTGCTATCCAAATGGTTTCAGAAGCTGCGCGGTTTAAATATATTGAAGATCAATTGGTAGATGATTTCTTCTATCTCGATCCAAAACGAGGGGATTTGATCAGCCTTCAGAACAAATGGGAGGATATCTCCTTTGCAATACAGAGATCTAAAGATGGAACCTTCGATAGAATACAATTGCAGGATAAAGAGTATAAGGTATTTTATGTGTCCACTGTTGCAGAGGTTAAACCCAAGATAGCACTCTTGCTGTACTTGGCCACAAGCTCCCAGTCTTGGGGATATAATGGGGACACTAGCAACAAGCTGCTGTCAATGCTTTGA